A DNA window from Pirellulales bacterium contains the following coding sequences:
- a CDS encoding NADH-quinone oxidoreductase subunit H, with product MAEFLAQYFQLPVWLAYAIAGLVHVGLIINLVAVGALVFIWLERKISGRIQDRLGPTRVGGKFGWLQTLADGLKLLTKEDLMPAGADGMLFRVAPYVSFCASIAAFLAIPFAGGEYPFIVQHVNAGVFFVLAVLGLEVFGVILAGYSSASKWSLFGAMREAAQVVSYEVPLGLCAVVPVLIAGSMDLVVIGDMQQGWFTNWHLFHDPATFLIFWVYFTCATASVNRAPFDLAEAESELVAGFHTEYSGLRWSFFFMAEYGSMFSVSLLASILFLGGWHGPVPVAQILGLTAENGNLAWYLGAVLGTANVIGKAVVGVCVMMWIRWTLPRLRIDQVMTTCLKYCTPLAAMMFVGAVAWQWSLPDRCFFGLLAAPSVTAEISEGWHRGQQAAADEAESQDDSADQIVATPTGAAALALQFQGGK from the coding sequence GTGGCTGAGTTTCTCGCCCAGTATTTTCAGTTGCCCGTCTGGTTGGCCTACGCCATCGCCGGGCTCGTCCACGTCGGGCTGATCATCAATTTGGTCGCCGTCGGGGCGCTGGTCTTCATTTGGCTGGAGCGGAAGATCTCCGGCCGCATCCAGGACCGCCTTGGCCCGACCCGCGTCGGCGGCAAGTTCGGGTGGCTGCAGACCCTGGCCGACGGGCTAAAGCTGCTGACCAAGGAAGACCTCATGCCGGCGGGCGCCGACGGCATGCTGTTTCGCGTCGCCCCGTACGTCAGCTTCTGCGCCTCAATCGCGGCATTTCTGGCGATTCCGTTCGCCGGGGGCGAATACCCGTTCATCGTCCAGCACGTCAACGCCGGGGTGTTTTTCGTGTTGGCCGTGTTGGGGCTCGAGGTGTTCGGCGTCATTCTGGCCGGCTATTCCTCGGCGTCCAAGTGGTCGCTGTTCGGGGCGATGCGCGAGGCGGCCCAGGTGGTCAGCTACGAAGTTCCGCTAGGACTTTGCGCAGTCGTGCCGGTGCTGATCGCCGGTTCGATGGATCTGGTGGTCATCGGCGACATGCAGCAGGGCTGGTTCACGAACTGGCACCTCTTTCACGACCCCGCAACGTTCCTCATCTTCTGGGTCTACTTCACCTGCGCCACCGCCAGCGTGAACCGCGCCCCCTTCGACTTGGCCGAGGCGGAAAGCGAGCTCGTGGCCGGGTTCCACACCGAATATTCGGGGCTCCGCTGGAGCTTCTTCTTCATGGCCGAGTACGGGTCGATGTTCTCGGTGAGCCTGCTGGCCTCGATCTTGTTCCTCGGCGGGTGGCACGGGCCCGTGCCGGTCGCCCAGATATTGGGGCTGACCGCGGAAAACGGCAATCTGGCGTGGTATCTGGGCGCGGTGCTCGGGACGGCGAACGTAATTGGCAAGGCGGTCGTCGGCGTGTGCGTGATGATGTGGATTCGCTGGACGCTGCCGCGGTTGCGGATCGACCAAGTGATGACGACCTGCTTGAAGTACTGCACGCCGCTCGCGGCGATGATGTTCGTCGGAGCCGTGGCTTGGCAATGGTCGCTTCCCGATCGGTGCTTCTTCGGCCTGCTCGCCGCTCCCAGCGTCACTGCGGAGATTAGCGAAGGCTGGCATCGCGGCCAGCAGGCAGCGGCTGACGAGGCCGAATCGCAGGACGACTCGGCCGACCAAATCGTCGCGACGCCGACGGGCGCCGCGGCCCTGGCCCTTCAATTCCAGGGAGGCAAGTGA
- the nuoK gene encoding NADH-quinone oxidoreductase subunit NuoK: protein MDLPLANLLTQPVGVAHYMAVGAVLFVCGALCMALKRNALGVLMGIELVLNGANLNFIALGSRFLRGDGTGLGLDGPLMALFVIVLAAAEAAVALAIVLNFYNNHDSVDVDRADQLQG, encoded by the coding sequence ATGGACCTGCCTCTTGCCAATTTGCTGACCCAGCCCGTCGGGGTCGCCCACTACATGGCCGTCGGGGCGGTGCTGTTCGTGTGCGGAGCGCTGTGCATGGCGCTCAAGCGAAACGCCCTGGGAGTGCTGATGGGGATCGAGCTGGTGCTCAACGGCGCCAATTTGAACTTCATCGCCCTGGGGAGCCGGTTTCTCCGCGGCGACGGAACGGGGTTGGGGCTCGACGGGCCGTTGATGGCCCTGTTCGTCATCGTGCTGGCCGCGGCCGAGGCGGCCGTGGCGCTGGCGATCGTGCTGAATTTTTACAACAACCACGACTCGGTCGACGTCGACCGGGCCGACCAACTGCAAGGTTGA
- a CDS encoding PEP-CTERM sorting domain-containing protein, which produces MYASFGKVAALVCFLLAATFSSSVSGQLIGIEPIGDPTAPVIIVPGQPFEQFYPNVFDLDHPKKLTFEGVIINDDPNNRPGEVAIWFDWLDIMGGISTSPPVVHTIVPGVPTDLFGPSAPMWIIPYCPPQVSIHIEALGPGFPLAVNGVFIHECLIPEPATVGLGTLGFACFFAALRRRPVC; this is translated from the coding sequence ATGTACGCTTCATTCGGCAAAGTCGCGGCCCTTGTCTGCTTTCTGCTGGCGGCGACCTTCTCGTCTTCAGTCTCCGGCCAACTCATCGGCATCGAGCCGATCGGCGACCCCACGGCGCCGGTGATCATCGTTCCCGGCCAGCCGTTCGAACAGTTCTATCCGAACGTGTTCGATCTGGATCATCCCAAGAAGCTGACCTTCGAGGGGGTGATCATCAACGACGACCCGAACAATCGACCCGGCGAAGTCGCCATCTGGTTCGACTGGCTCGACATCATGGGCGGCATATCGACTTCGCCCCCGGTCGTCCACACCATCGTTCCCGGCGTGCCGACGGACCTGTTCGGCCCGAGCGCGCCAATGTGGATCATCCCGTATTGCCCGCCGCAGGTGAGCATTCACATCGAGGCGTTGGGGCCCGGATTTCCCCTGGCCGTCAACGGGGTCTTCATCCACGAATGTCTGATCCCCGAGCCGGCGACAGTCGGGCTCGGGACGCTCGGATTCGCGTGCTTCTTTGCCGCCCTGAGGAGGCGTCCTGTTTGCTGA
- a CDS encoding NADH-quinone oxidoreductase subunit J codes for MGDGIYWPTFLFLLFAILACGFALAVVFSRNVVRMAFYLVLSLASTAGLFFLAGEDFVGAMQLMIYVGGTLVLLIFGVMLTSQQQFVEMKTMAGDWVVGLLAGGALLAVLLIAAFSVPEWKPLDRAAAEAVAVQPTATPIGVALTNGRVDQLDQPDETLRAGMSSYVLPFEIVSVHLLVVLIGAAYLARAKRRTPEAALG; via the coding sequence GTGGGCGACGGAATCTACTGGCCGACCTTCTTGTTTCTGCTGTTCGCGATCCTGGCGTGCGGTTTTGCGCTGGCGGTCGTGTTCTCGCGAAACGTCGTGCGGATGGCGTTTTACTTGGTGCTGTCGCTGGCGAGCACGGCGGGGCTGTTCTTCCTGGCCGGGGAGGACTTCGTCGGCGCCATGCAACTGATGATTTACGTCGGCGGCACGCTGGTGCTGCTGATTTTCGGCGTGATGCTGACCTCTCAGCAGCAGTTCGTCGAGATGAAGACGATGGCCGGCGATTGGGTCGTCGGATTGCTCGCGGGGGGGGCGCTGCTGGCTGTGCTGCTGATCGCCGCGTTCAGCGTCCCCGAGTGGAAGCCGCTCGACCGCGCCGCGGCCGAGGCGGTCGCCGTGCAACCGACCGCCACGCCGATCGGCGTGGCGCTGACCAACGGCCGGGTCGACCAACTTGACCAGCCGGACGAAACGCTGCGAGCCGGGATGTCGTCCTACGTGCTGCCGTTTGAGATCGTTTCGGTCCACCTATTGGTCGTGCTGATCGGCGCAGCCTATCTGGCCCGGGCCAAGCGGCGCACCCCCGAGGCCGCCCTGGGATAG